The following proteins are co-located in the Urocitellus parryii isolate mUroPar1 chromosome 15, mUroPar1.hap1, whole genome shotgun sequence genome:
- the Irx5 gene encoding iroquois-class homeodomain protein IRX-5, with protein sequence MSYPQGYLYQPSASLALYSCPAYSTSVISGPRTDELGRSSSGSAFSPYAGSTAFTAPSPGYNSHLQYGADPAAAAAAAFSSYVGSPYDHTPGMAGSLGYHPYAAPLGSYPYGDPAYRKNATRDATATLKAWLNEHRKNPYPTKGEKIMLAIITKMTLTQVSTWFANARRRLKKENKMTWTPRNRSEDEEEEENIDLEKNDEDEPQKPEDKGDPEGPEAGAEQKATSGCERLQGPPTPAGKETEGSLSDSDFKEPPSEGRHDSLPGPPRAGGPSPAGPAAARLAEDPAPHYPAGAPPPGSHPSAGELPPGPGGPSVIHSPPPPPPPAVLAKPKLWSLAEIATSSDKVKDGGGGSDGSPCPPCPGPVAGQTLGGSRASPAPAPSRSPSAQCPFPGGTVLSRPLYYTAPFYPGYTNYGSFGHLHGHPGPGPGPTTGPGSHFNGLNQTVLNRADALAKDPKMLRSQSQLDLCKDSPYELKKGMSDI encoded by the exons ATGTCCTACCCGCAGGGCTACTTGTACCAGCCGTCCGCCTCGCTGGCGCTCTACTCGTGCCCCGCATACAGCACCAGCGTCATTTCGGGGCCCCGTACGGATGAGCTCGGCCGCTCGTCTTCGGGTTCTGCGTTCTCTCCCTACGCTGGCTCCACTGCCTTCACGGCGCCCTCGCCGGGCTACAACTCGCACCTCCAATACGGCGCCGATCCCGCGGCTGCAGCCGCCGCCGCCTTCTCCTCGTACGTG GGCTCTCCCTACGACCACACACCCGGCATGGCGGGCTCCTTGGGGTACCACCCGTACGCTGCGCCCCTGGGCTCCTACCCGTATGGGGACCCTGCCTACCGGAAGAACGCCACCAGGGACGCCACGGCCACTCTCAAGGCCTGGCTCAATGAGCACCGCAAGAACCCCTACCCCACCAAGGGCGAGAAGATCATGCTGGCCATCATCACCAAGATGACCCTCACCCAGGTGTCCACCTGGTTCGCCAACGCGCGCCGTCGCCTAAAGAAGGAGAACAAGATGACGTGGACTCCGCGAAACCGCAGCGAGgacgaagaggaggaggagaacattGATCTGGAGAAGAATGACGAGGACGAGCCCCAGAAGCCCGAGGACAAGGGCGACCCCGAAGGCCCTGAAGCAG GAGCCGAGCAGAAGGCGACATCGGGCTGCGAACGGCTTCAGGGGCCGCCCACCCCCGCCGGCAAGGAGACCGAAGGCAGTCTCAGCGACTCGGATTTTAAGGAGCCGCCCTCCGAGGGCCGCCACGACTCGCTGCCCGGCCCCCCCCGCGCCGGCGGGCCCTCCCCAGCCGGGCCAGCGGCGGCGCGGCTAGCGGAGGACCCGGCTCCTCACTACCCCGCGGGTGCGCCGCCGCCCGGCTCGCACCCATCCGCCGGAGAGCTGCCCCCGGGTCCCGGCGGGCCCTCGGTGATCCACTCgccaccaccgccgccgccgccagcgGTGCTCGCCAAGCCCAAATTATGGTCTTTGGCAGAGATCGCCACCTCCTCGGACAAGGTCAAGGACGGGGGCGGCGGGAGCGACGGCTCTCCGTGCCCACCGTGCCCCGGGCCTGTAGCCGGGCAAACCCTGGGAGGCAGCCGCGCGTCGCCGGCCCCGGCGCCGTCGCGCTCGCCCTCCGCGCAGTGTCCTTTTCCCGGCGGGACGGTGCTGTCCCGGCCTCTCTACTACACCGCGCCCTTCTATCCCGGCTACACGAACTATGGCTCCTTCGGACACCTTCACGGCCACCCGGGGCCCGGGCCAGGTCCCACAACCGGTCCGGGCTCTCATTTCAATGGATTAAACCAGACGGTGTTGAACCGTGCGGACGCTTTGGCTAAAGACCCGAAAATGTTGCGGAGCCAGTCTCAGCTAGACCTGTGCAAAGACTCTCCCTATGAATTGAAGAAAGGTATGTCCGACATTTAA